One part of the Glycine max cultivar Williams 82 chromosome 14, Glycine_max_v4.0, whole genome shotgun sequence genome encodes these proteins:
- the LOC100781938 gene encoding ubiquitin-associated (UBA) domain-like superfamily protein translates to MKPQSSSLNPYATSYVPLSKRGVDGRTPSTEKDSKTYNGTVWFQTHQGATNDPQLINTSLERLSKSESFLAKGQPASSSYTGYTSSQNVAELSDNQLLDEEVDMDLEYLRMNFPGISYQSLVDVYNVNSGDLDAAIDMLSQLELEGDETSGILPETLDIGDVSESGLPADSASLKQKNVAEETNTSSSHMASANVL, encoded by the exons ATGAAGCCACAATCATCGTCTTTGAATCCATATGCAACGTCATATGTTCCTCTCTCTAAAAGGGGGGTAGATGGTAGAACACCTTCGACTGAAAAAGATTCCAAGACTTATAATGGGACAGTATGGTTTCAGACTCATCAGGGTGCCACAAATGATCCACAACTTATCAACACTAGCTTGGAAAGGCTCTCGAAATCCGAATCTTTTCTGGCAAAAGGCCAGCCTGCTTCTAGTTCCTACACAGGCTACACTTCATCACAGAATGTGGCAGAGTTATCGGATAATCAGTTGCTAgatgaagaagttgatatggattTGGAGTATCTTAGGATGAATTTTCCTGGTATATCTTATCAGTCCCTTGTAGATGTCTATAATGTAAACAGTGGTGACTTGGATGCTGCTATTGACATGCTCAGCCAACTTGAG TTGGAGGGAGATGAAACTTCTGGAATTCTTCCAGAGACACTGGATATTGGTGACGTTTCAGAGTCCGGATTGCCAGCTGATTCTGCTTCACTAAAACAGAAGAATGTAGCAGAGGAAACCAACACTTCATCTAGTCACATGGCATCAGCCAATGTCTTGTGA